The following DNA comes from Nitrososphaerales archaeon.
ACGGAAACCGTAGAAAAGATCTTAAAGATACTACATGAGCGTCGATCATGACCTTATGGTTGAATAGATCAAAAGTTTTAAAAAGCTGAATGGTGATATTAAGCTAAAGTAGAAGATCTTTATGACATCGATAACCATGGAGCAGCTTAATATCCTATTCTCTACTCACACACTTAATATTCTCCATATATTCAAATCATTCTGATAATCTTGCGAGGAAGGTTTTTTGAGTGGTACATTACCTCAAAAGAAGTATGAAGAATATGCGTATGTGCTCGACTTCATTCCAAGGGGAAAATCTATCGTGATTAAAGGTAGAGAGGGGCCATTGGTTCAAGCTATAGGTAGTGAGTGGTTGACTTTACTAGAGATCCTCGCTATGAGGAATGTGAATTTTGAAGTGGGTGAGCGATTGTGTATAGGTAGAGAGGGTAGGACCAAAGTAATCAGTGTATTGGGCAAACTTACTTATAATGATTTGACCATAGAAGCTAAACAGGAACTTCCAAACGTTGTAGAGAAGATCGTCAGAGAGAATGAGGCTAGGTTCGTTAAATACTTTAATGAATTACAACCTATCACCCCTCGATTACACGCATTAGAGTTAATCCCCGGTATAGGTAAGACCATTATGAGAGCGATTCTTGATGAAAGGGAGAAGAAGCCATTTCAAAGTTTCGAAGATATAGAGAAGAGGGTCGGTCTAAAAGATCCGGCAAAACTTTTAGCTAAAAGAATCGTAGAGGAGATCAGTGGCTCTCCACGAGTGATAATCTTCGTAGGTAGCCGAAAGACCTTTAGATAATTTTTTAAAGTGCGAAATAGATACAAACGAATTGAGTTAACTATATGAGATTTGATTTGTGATGATTTGATGGATCGGAAAAGGAGAAGGTTAGGGCAACATTACGTGATCGATGAGGGTGTTATTGAGAAGATAATAAAATTTGCCAATATTTCTAATGATGAAATTGTATTTGAGATTGGTAGTGGTGAAGGACAGTTGACCGAAAGGCTCTGTAGATTAGGTAAAAAGGTAATCTCTTGCGAAATCGATCGAAATCTCTATGAAAGGGCCAAGGTCAAATTAGAGCATTTTAAGAACCTCGAGCTTATCTGTGCAGATGGATTCACATTAAAGCACCGATTCGATGTATTGGTGGCGAACCTTCCTTATTCACAGTCGAAGAGGTTTATCCTATGGCTCTCTGATAAAACATTCAAAAGGGCTGTAGTAACCGTTCAAAAAGAATTTGCTGAAAAGCTTTTAGCAAGGCCTCGATCGAAGAATTATCGTGCGATCAGTGTATTCGCACAGGCTTTATTCTCCATAACACCTCTAGAGGATGTAAGCCCTGATGCCTTTTATCCGAGGCCCAAAGTCACTTCAACGATCATTCTTATAGAGCCTAAAGAGCATGTAAGGAGAGTCGATATCAACATACTTGAGAAGATCTTTTCATTTCGAGGGAGAAGGTTATCTACCATGTTCAAGATCGTTGCAAAGAGGGTTGGGATCGATGTAGATGAACTTTTATCGAGTTTCCCCTTTTCTCAAAAGAGAGTAGAAGATCTGAGCATCGATGAAATCATCCAAGTAGCAGATAGATTATCGAAATATTATCGATATGATGAAGTATATCGACCGAGCGAAGATACCCTATTCCTTTGTGATA
Coding sequences within:
- a CDS encoding DUF655 domain-containing protein; amino-acid sequence: MSGTLPQKKYEEYAYVLDFIPRGKSIVIKGREGPLVQAIGSEWLTLLEILAMRNVNFEVGERLCIGREGRTKVISVLGKLTYNDLTIEAKQELPNVVEKIVRENEARFVKYFNELQPITPRLHALELIPGIGKTIMRAILDEREKKPFQSFEDIEKRVGLKDPAKLLAKRIVEEISGSPRVIIFVGSRKTFR
- the rsmA gene encoding 16S rRNA (adenine(1518)-N(6)/adenine(1519)-N(6))-dimethyltransferase RsmA, with protein sequence MDRKRRRLGQHYVIDEGVIEKIIKFANISNDEIVFEIGSGEGQLTERLCRLGKKVISCEIDRNLYERAKVKLEHFKNLELICADGFTLKHRFDVLVANLPYSQSKRFILWLSDKTFKRAVVTVQKEFAEKLLARPRSKNYRAISVFAQALFSITPLEDVSPDAFYPRPKVTSTIILIEPKEHVRRVDINILEKIFSFRGRRLSTMFKIVAKRVGIDVDELLSSFPFSQKRVEDLSIDEIIQVADRLSKYYRYDEVYRPSEDTLFLCDKVRSSSTSLVLEIGVGSGLVTEELARFCDKVVGSEINREALIQGRKHLIEKGLWEKVDLICCDGASAFRPSSFPLIVFNPPYLPSKAIEDLAVDGGRGGIEVANHILLQATNVLQRGGKILFVLSSLSSYKRLLNEWKRKGFKVRIIDKKRLFFEELLLIEFEKPLDS